One genomic region from Gemmobacter aquarius encodes:
- a CDS encoding ion channel, producing MRARLTALYEGESRAAVRFRYGLLLFDLATVVFIVATSFMARSFWIEVVDVALGVLIAVEFASRILAARDRRGEVLSVAGIADLVVIISLLAPLAGEGLAFLRVARMFRLTRSPLVLRRLRQDWGFFRQNEQSVVAGVNLAIFVFVMTGLVYETQVARNPDVRNYADALYFTVTTLTTTGFGDITLTGTDGRLLSVLVMIFGVSLFIRLIQVLVRPPKVEHKCPTCGLLRHDYDAVHCKACGTVLNIEDEGAV from the coding sequence GTGAGAGCGCGGCTTACAGCGCTATACGAAGGCGAGAGCCGCGCTGCGGTGCGGTTCCGCTACGGGTTGTTGCTGTTCGATCTGGCGACGGTGGTCTTCATCGTCGCCACATCATTCATGGCGCGCAGCTTCTGGATCGAGGTGGTCGATGTCGCGCTGGGCGTGCTGATCGCCGTCGAGTTCGCGTCGCGGATCCTTGCGGCGCGCGACCGGCGGGGCGAGGTCTTGTCGGTGGCAGGGATTGCCGATCTGGTGGTCATCATCTCGCTTCTGGCACCGCTGGCAGGCGAGGGGTTGGCCTTTCTGCGGGTGGCGCGGATGTTCCGGTTGACGCGCTCGCCCTTGGTCTTGCGGCGGTTGCGGCAGGATTGGGGGTTTTTCCGCCAGAACGAGCAATCGGTCGTGGCGGGGGTGAACCTTGCCATCTTCGTTTTCGTGATGACGGGGCTGGTCTATGAGACTCAGGTCGCCCGCAATCCCGATGTTCGCAACTATGCCGATGCGCTTTACTTTACCGTGACCACGCTGACGACGACGGGGTTTGGCGACATCACCCTGACCGGCACGGACGGGCGGCTGTTGTCGGTGCTGGTGATGATCTTCGGCGTGTCTTTGTTCATCCGCCTGATACAGGTTCTGGTGCGCCCGCCCAAGGTCGAGCACAAATGCCCGACCTGCGGCTTGCTGCGCCACGATTACGACGCGGTGCATTGCAAGGCCTGCGGCACGGTCCTGAACATCGAGGACGAGGGCGCGGTGTAG
- a CDS encoding DMT family transporter: MLSFSALVAGSFSLGSMAAPFISPLALTSVRFLLAGAIVGAAAAALRRLNRQALQAPWRYLVLGGLMATYFVAMFEGLKTAAPVSSAAVFTLTPAMAAGFGWFTLRQRVTPRMALALAIGGAGALWVIFRADLHALLNFHIGRGEFIFFWGCMAHALYAALVRKLNRGEAAVTFTFGMMVAGWALLTLLGWHDLTVTDWAGLPAIVWITLVYIAIAASAATFVLVQYATMRLPAAKVMAYTYLVPSWVILWEIALGRAAPPATILIGIALSILALFLLLKDEH, translated from the coding sequence ATGCTCAGCTTCTCGGCCCTTGTCGCAGGCTCCTTCAGCCTCGGCTCGATGGCTGCACCTTTCATCTCGCCCCTTGCCCTCACCTCGGTGCGTTTCCTGCTGGCGGGCGCAATCGTGGGCGCGGCAGCCGCAGCCTTGCGCCGCCTGAACCGTCAGGCCTTGCAGGCACCCTGGCGCTACCTTGTCCTTGGCGGATTGATGGCGACCTATTTCGTCGCGATGTTCGAAGGGTTGAAGACGGCGGCGCCAGTGTCTTCGGCCGCCGTCTTCACCCTGACCCCCGCCATGGCAGCAGGCTTCGGCTGGTTCACGCTGCGCCAGCGCGTCACGCCCCGCATGGCACTCGCCCTCGCCATAGGCGGGGCAGGCGCGCTCTGGGTCATCTTCCGCGCCGACCTGCACGCGCTGCTGAATTTTCACATCGGCAGGGGCGAATTCATCTTCTTCTGGGGCTGCATGGCCCATGCGCTTTACGCCGCGCTCGTGCGTAAACTGAACCGGGGCGAGGCTGCCGTCACCTTCACCTTCGGCATGATGGTGGCGGGCTGGGCGCTGTTGACCCTGCTCGGCTGGCACGACCTGACCGTGACGGATTGGGCAGGCCTGCCCGCCATCGTCTGGATCACGCTGGTCTATATCGCCATCGCGGCAAGTGCTGCCACCTTCGTCCTTGTGCAATACGCCACGATGCGCCTGCCCGCAGCCAAGGTCATGGCCTATACCTACCTCGTGCCCAGCTGGGTCATCCTGTGGGAAATCGCGCTGGGCCGCGCGGCACCCCCCGCGACGATCCTGATCGGGATCGCCCTGTCCATCCTCGCGCTTTTCCTGCTGCTGAAAGACGAACACTGA
- a CDS encoding LysR family transcriptional regulator, which yields MTIDTWDEIRTAFQVARLGTVSGAADVLGVHHATVIRHIDALEKRLGTRLFQRHARGYTPTEAGNDLLTVAQTTDEQFAQLANRIKGHGETVAGELVVTSIVGLSDLLMPVMGQFQTLHPNVILRFLTDMRVFRLDYGEAHVAIRAGAAPEEPDNVAQPLARIRTGLYATRSYAERYGLPQSEAEFSAHHFVVTDSAESRAPFYRWLRGITPPESLTYRATEPAALESAIRSGLGIGFLSAFKAQKDPDLVEVLPPRPEWDAPLWIVTHVDLHRTRKVQAFLTVLKDAAKSWTL from the coding sequence ATGACCATCGACACATGGGATGAAATCCGCACCGCCTTTCAGGTCGCCCGTCTCGGTACCGTCTCGGGCGCGGCGGATGTGCTGGGGGTTCACCACGCCACCGTGATCCGCCATATCGACGCGCTGGAAAAGCGATTGGGCACACGCCTCTTCCAGCGCCACGCCCGCGGCTATACCCCGACCGAGGCAGGCAATGACCTGCTTACCGTCGCCCAAACCACCGACGAGCAATTTGCCCAGCTTGCCAACCGTATCAAAGGGCACGGCGAAACCGTCGCGGGCGAATTGGTCGTGACATCGATCGTCGGCCTCTCGGACCTTTTGATGCCGGTCATGGGCCAGTTCCAGACGCTGCATCCCAATGTCATCCTGCGCTTCCTGACCGACATGCGTGTCTTCCGCCTCGACTACGGCGAAGCGCATGTGGCCATCCGCGCCGGTGCCGCGCCGGAAGAACCCGACAACGTCGCCCAACCGCTCGCCCGCATCAGGACCGGCCTATACGCCACCCGCAGCTATGCCGAACGCTATGGCCTGCCGCAGTCCGAGGCCGAGTTTTCCGCCCATCATTTCGTCGTGACGGATTCGGCCGAAAGCCGCGCCCCCTTCTATCGCTGGCTGCGCGGCATCACCCCGCCCGAATCCCTGACCTACCGCGCCACCGAACCGGCAGCTCTCGAATCGGCGATCCGTTCAGGCCTCGGCATCGGGTTCCTGTCGGCCTTCAAGGCCCAGAAGGACCCCGATCTGGTCGAGGTCCTGCCCCCCCGACCGGAATGGGACGCGCCACTCTGGATCGTCACCCATGTCGATCTGCACCGCACCCGCAAGGTCCAGGCCTTCCTCACCGTCCTGAAAGACGCCGCCAAAAGCTGGACCCTGTGA
- the ffh gene encoding signal recognition particle protein, which produces MFESLSERLGGVFDRLTKAGALTEADVVTALREVRTALLEADVSLPVARDFIKRVQDKATGAAVTKSVTPGQMVVKIVHDELIRVLAGDGEPDALKIDNPPATILMVGLQGSGKTTTTAKLAKRLKDRGGKRVLLASLDTNRPAAMEQLAILGAQIGVDSLPIVKGETAVQIAKRAKTQASLGGYDVLFLDTAGRLHIDEVLMDEVQAVRDIAAPRETLLVVDGLTGQDAVNVAAEFDGKVGITGVVLTRMDGDGRGGAALSMRAVTGKPIRFVGLGEKMDALETFEAERVAGRILGMGDIVALVEKAQETFEAEQAERMAKRFAKGLFNMNDLKMQLEQMIKMGGMQGLMGMLPGMGKMQAAAAEAGIDDKMLKRQIALIQSMTKRERANPDLLQASRKKRIAAGAGMDVSDLNRLLKQHKQMADMMKKMGKGGMMKQALKQMMGKGGLPDPSKMSPEQLEEAARGMKQSMGQGGGFPGMPRQGLSLPPSLSGLMKKK; this is translated from the coding sequence ATGTTCGAAAGCCTGTCAGAACGCCTTGGTGGCGTATTCGACCGTCTGACCAAGGCGGGCGCGCTGACCGAGGCCGATGTCGTCACCGCGCTGCGCGAGGTGCGGACGGCGCTTTTGGAAGCCGACGTTTCGCTGCCTGTCGCGCGCGATTTCATCAAGCGGGTGCAGGACAAGGCGACGGGCGCTGCGGTCACCAAATCGGTCACGCCGGGGCAGATGGTCGTAAAGATCGTGCATGACGAGCTGATCCGCGTGCTGGCTGGCGATGGCGAGCCGGATGCGCTGAAGATCGACAACCCGCCTGCGACGATCCTGATGGTCGGTTTGCAGGGGTCGGGCAAGACAACCACCACGGCCAAACTGGCCAAGCGGTTGAAGGACCGGGGCGGCAAGCGGGTGCTTCTGGCTTCGCTCGACACCAACCGTCCGGCAGCGATGGAGCAGTTGGCGATCCTCGGCGCGCAGATCGGGGTGGACAGCCTGCCCATCGTCAAGGGCGAGACGGCGGTACAGATCGCCAAGCGGGCCAAGACCCAAGCCAGCCTTGGCGGCTATGATGTACTTTTCCTCGATACCGCGGGCCGGTTGCATATCGACGAAGTGCTGATGGACGAGGTGCAGGCGGTGCGCGACATCGCCGCCCCGCGCGAGACGCTGCTGGTCGTCGACGGTCTGACGGGTCAGGACGCGGTGAACGTGGCCGCCGAATTCGACGGCAAGGTGGGCATCACCGGCGTCGTGCTGACGCGGATGGATGGCGACGGGCGCGGCGGTGCGGCGCTGTCGATGCGGGCGGTGACCGGCAAGCCGATCCGCTTTGTCGGTCTGGGCGAGAAGATGGACGCGCTCGAGACATTCGAGGCCGAGCGGGTCGCGGGGCGTATCCTCGGCATGGGCGACATCGTCGCGCTTGTCGAAAAGGCGCAAGAGACGTTCGAGGCCGAGCAGGCCGAGCGCATGGCCAAGCGCTTTGCCAAGGGTCTGTTCAATATGAACGATCTGAAGATGCAGCTCGAGCAGATGATCAAGATGGGGGGCATGCAGGGGTTGATGGGCATGTTGCCCGGCATGGGCAAGATGCAGGCCGCCGCTGCGGAAGCGGGCATCGACGACAAGATGCTGAAACGGCAGATCGCGCTGATCCAGTCGATGACCAAGCGCGAACGTGCGAACCCTGACCTGTTGCAGGCGTCCCGCAAGAAGCGGATCGCGGCAGGGGCCGGAATGGACGTGTCGGACCTGAACCGCCTGCTCAAGCAGCACAAGCAGATGGCCGACATGATGAAGAAGATGGGCAAGGGGGGCATGATGAAACAGGCCCTCAAGCAGATGATGGGCAAGGGCGGCTTGCCCGACCCGTCGAAGATGTCGCCCGAGCAGTTGGAAGAGGCCGCACGCGGCATGAAGCAGAGCATGGGCCAAGGCGGCGGTTTCCCCGGAATGCCGCGCCAGGGGCTTTCGCTGCCGCCGAGCCTGTCGGGGCTGATGAAGAAGAAATGA
- a CDS encoding GNAT family N-acetyltransferase yields the protein MISLSGVPVVTTERLVLRAPEAEDWPAFDAMLASERGQFIRTGDYDLSNTWRGFCHLIGHWVARGFGMFVFHAKGDATPLGMTGPWFPETWPEREIGWSVWNPAAEGKGLAFEAAVAARDYAYRTLGWTTAVSYVAEGNARSRALALRLGAVVDPGAQSIGVPPCLVFRHPASEVLR from the coding sequence ATGATCTCGCTTTCGGGTGTTCCTGTGGTGACGACCGAACGTCTGGTGCTGCGTGCGCCGGAGGCGGAAGACTGGCCGGCGTTCGATGCCATGCTGGCATCGGAGCGGGGGCAGTTCATCCGGACGGGCGATTATGACCTGTCGAACACATGGCGCGGGTTCTGCCATCTGATCGGCCATTGGGTGGCACGCGGCTTTGGCATGTTCGTGTTCCATGCCAAGGGCGATGCGACGCCGCTTGGCATGACCGGCCCGTGGTTTCCCGAGACATGGCCCGAGCGCGAAATCGGCTGGTCGGTCTGGAACCCTGCCGCCGAGGGCAAGGGGCTGGCCTTCGAGGCGGCGGTAGCGGCGCGTGACTATGCGTATCGCACACTCGGCTGGACCACGGCTGTCTCTTATGTGGCCGAGGGCAATGCCCGCTCGCGGGCGTTGGCTTTGCGGTTGGGTGCCGTGGTCGATCCCGGGGCGCAGTCGATCGGCGTGCCGCCCTGTCTTGTGTTTCGCCATCCGGCGTCGGAGGTATTGCGATGA
- a CDS encoding chorismate mutase produces MTDPLTDATQRAAELLRDHRDSIDRLDAILVYTLAERFKRTQAVGRLKAEHALPPSDPAREERQIARLERLAAEADLDAEFAKKFLTFIIGEVIRHHEKLQK; encoded by the coding sequence ATGACTGACCCATTGACCGACGCCACGCAGCGCGCAGCCGAACTGTTGCGCGACCACCGCGACAGCATCGACCGGCTGGATGCGATCCTTGTCTATACGCTTGCCGAGCGTTTCAAGCGCACGCAGGCGGTCGGGCGGCTGAAGGCAGAACATGCCCTGCCCCCCAGCGACCCCGCGCGCGAGGAACGCCAGATCGCGCGGCTGGAACGGCTGGCGGCGGAAGCCGACCTCGACGCTGAATTCGCCAAGAAATTCCTGACCTTCATCATCGGCGAAGTCATCAGGCATCACGAGAAACTGCAGAAATGA
- the rpsP gene encoding 30S ribosomal protein S16 has protein sequence MAMKIRLARGGSKKRPFYSIVASDSRMPRDGRFLEKLGTYNPLLAKDDENRIKMDLDRIKHWLGQGAQPTDRVSRMLEAAGVVEKKVRANPKAAVPGKMMTERAAKKAARAAAPAEE, from the coding sequence ATGGCAATGAAAATCCGTCTGGCCCGTGGCGGCAGCAAGAAGCGCCCGTTCTATTCGATCGTCGCTTCCGACAGCCGCATGCCGCGCGATGGCCGCTTCCTCGAGAAGCTGGGCACCTACAACCCGCTGCTCGCCAAGGATGACGAGAACCGTATCAAGATGGACCTCGACCGGATCAAGCATTGGCTGGGTCAGGGCGCGCAGCCGACCGACCGTGTGAGCCGTATGCTCGAAGCGGCCGGCGTGGTGGAAAAGAAGGTCCGCGCGAACCCGAAAGCCGCCGTTCCGGGCAAGATGATGACCGAGCGTGCCGCCAAAAAGGCCGCCCGTGCTGCCGCTCCGGCGGAAGAGTGA
- the rimM gene encoding ribosome maturation factor RimM (Essential for efficient processing of 16S rRNA), with product MTPDRICVGAIAGSFGVSGEVRLKSFCAAPEDVAAYGPLWTEDGSRSFTVKLTRASVSGGLGARLSGVATKEQADALKGTSLYADRDRLPSLPDDEFYHADLIGLAVQDTGGAVIGTVQAVHNHGAGDLLEVMGPGMKTALLLPFTQALVPTVDIKAGKIVADIPEGLE from the coding sequence ATGACACCTGACCGCATCTGCGTCGGCGCCATCGCCGGGTCTTTCGGCGTCTCGGGCGAGGTGCGGCTGAAAAGCTTTTGCGCCGCGCCCGAGGATGTTGCCGCATACGGGCCGCTCTGGACCGAGGACGGGTCGCGGTCGTTTACGGTGAAGCTGACCCGCGCTTCGGTATCGGGCGGTCTGGGCGCGCGGCTTTCTGGCGTGGCGACCAAGGAACAGGCGGATGCGCTGAAGGGGACAAGCCTTTATGCCGACCGCGACCGGCTGCCATCGCTGCCGGATGACGAATTCTACCATGCCGACCTGATCGGGCTTGCGGTGCAGGATACCGGCGGCGCGGTGATCGGGACGGTGCAGGCGGTGCACAACCACGGGGCGGGCGATCTGCTCGAGGTGATGGGGCCGGGGATGAAGACGGCCCTGCTGCTGCCATTCACGCAGGCCTTGGTGCCGACCGTCGACATCAAGGCCGGAAAGATCGTGGCCGACATTCCCGAAGGTCTGGAATGA
- the trmD gene encoding tRNA (guanosine(37)-N1)-methyltransferase TrmD — MSVDDDLPPPRALRSHGRIGVSTSLKPRDLMEEPLVAKGAWRAKIITLFPDAFPGTLGLSLTGKALDMGLWALDALDLRTFGIGKHRNVDDTPAGGGAGMVLRADVVDAALRQAAIGAPMDRARWPVVYLSPRGKPFDQAMARDWSAAEGMTLLCGRFEGVDQRVLDHWDVQEVSLGDFVLTGGEIAAQAMIDATVRLIPGVLGNHASTEEESFSDGLLEHPQFTRPAEWEGREIPPVLMSGNHGEIARWRKAEALKLTEARRPDLLAK; from the coding sequence ATGAGCGTCGACGACGACCTGCCGCCGCCGCGGGCCTTGCGCTCGCACGGGCGGATCGGCGTTTCGACGAGCTTGAAGCCGCGTGACCTGATGGAGGAGCCGCTGGTTGCCAAGGGGGCGTGGCGGGCGAAGATCATCACGCTTTTCCCCGATGCCTTTCCCGGCACGCTGGGGCTTTCGCTGACCGGCAAGGCGCTGGACATGGGGCTTTGGGCGCTGGATGCGCTCGATTTGCGGACATTCGGGATCGGCAAGCATCGCAATGTCGATGACACCCCTGCAGGCGGCGGTGCGGGCATGGTGCTTCGGGCCGATGTGGTCGATGCGGCGCTGCGGCAGGCGGCCATCGGCGCGCCGATGGATCGGGCGCGCTGGCCGGTCGTCTATCTTTCCCCGCGCGGCAAGCCGTTCGATCAGGCCATGGCACGCGACTGGTCGGCGGCCGAGGGGATGACGCTGCTGTGCGGGCGGTTCGAAGGCGTGGACCAGCGGGTGCTGGACCATTGGGACGTGCAAGAGGTGAGCCTGGGTGATTTCGTGCTGACTGGCGGCGAGATCGCGGCGCAGGCGATGATCGACGCCACGGTGCGGCTTATTCCCGGCGTGCTGGGCAACCATGCCTCGACCGAGGAAGAGAGTTTTTCGGACGGATTGCTGGAACACCCGCAATTCACCCGCCCCGCCGAATGGGAAGGGCGCGAGATTCCGCCCGTGCTGATGTCGGGCAACCATGGCGAGATTGCCAGGTGGCGCAAGGCCGAGGCGTTGAAGCTGACCGAGGCGCGCAGGCCGGACCTTTTGGCGAAATAG
- the rplS gene encoding 50S ribosomal protein L19, which yields MNLIAQIEAEQIAALGKTIPDFKAGDTVRVGYKVTEGTRSRVQAYEGVVIGRKGGMTISASFTVRKISFGEGVERVFPLYSTNIDSIEVVRRGRVRRAKLYYLRTRRGKSARIAEVTNYKEKAE from the coding sequence ATGAACCTTATCGCGCAGATCGAGGCCGAGCAGATCGCCGCCCTCGGCAAGACCATCCCGGATTTCAAGGCCGGCGACACCGTTCGCGTCGGCTACAAAGTGACCGAAGGCACGCGTTCGCGCGTGCAGGCTTACGAAGGCGTCGTGATCGGCCGCAAGGGCGGCATGACCATCTCGGCCTCGTTCACGGTCCGCAAGATTTCGTTCGGCGAAGGCGTGGAACGCGTGTTCCCGCTCTACTCGACCAACATCGACTCGATCGAGGTCGTGCGTCGCGGCCGCGTCCGTCGCGCCAAGCTGTATTACCTGCGCACCCGTCGTGGCAAATCGGCCCGTATCGCCGAAGTCACGAACTACAAAGAAAAAGCCGAGTGA
- the rpmE gene encoding 50S ribosomal protein L31, translating to MKNGIHPEYHVINIKMTDGTVFQTKSTWGKEGDQMALDIDPLAHPAWTGQSAKLMDTGGRVSKFKNKYAGLGF from the coding sequence ATGAAAAACGGAATTCACCCCGAATATCACGTCATCAACATCAAGATGACCGATGGCACCGTGTTCCAGACCAAATCGACCTGGGGCAAAGAGGGCGACCAGATGGCGCTCGACATCGACCCGCTGGCACACCCCGCCTGGACCGGACAATCGGCCAAGCTGATGGACACCGGCGGCCGCGTGTCGAAGTTCAAGAACAAATACGCCGGTCTGGGTTTCTGA
- a CDS encoding division plane positioning ATPase MipZ yields MAHIIVVGNEKGGSGKSTTCMHVATALVRLGFRVGALDLDLRQKTFGRYVENRRAYLDRMTLTLPTPDYRELPEVAADGLQPGENAFDARLSAAIAELEPVSDFIIIDCPGSHTRLSQVAHSLADTLVTPMNDSFVDFDLLARIDPETNRVKGPSIYSEMVWNARQLRAQAGLKPIDWIVVRNRLGAQQMHNKKKVGAALEELAKRIGFRVAPGFSERVIFRELFPRGLTLLDLRETGVDQLNLSNIAARQEVRDLVTELRLPGVRAEF; encoded by the coding sequence ATGGCGCATATCATCGTCGTCGGTAACGAAAAGGGCGGGTCGGGTAAGTCGACCACCTGCATGCATGTGGCCACGGCGCTGGTGCGGCTGGGGTTTCGCGTGGGCGCGCTTGACCTCGACCTGCGGCAAAAGACGTTCGGGCGCTATGTCGAGAACCGGCGCGCCTATCTGGACAGGATGACCCTGACCCTGCCGACGCCGGATTACCGCGAGTTGCCCGAGGTGGCGGCAGACGGCTTGCAGCCCGGCGAGAATGCCTTTGACGCGCGGCTGTCGGCGGCGATTGCCGAGTTGGAGCCGGTTTCGGATTTCATCATCATCGACTGCCCCGGGTCGCATACGCGACTGTCACAGGTGGCGCATTCGCTGGCCGACACGCTGGTGACGCCGATGAACGACAGTTTCGTCGATTTCGACCTGCTCGCGCGGATCGACCCCGAGACCAACCGGGTAAAGGGGCCTTCGATCTATTCCGAAATGGTCTGGAACGCGCGGCAATTGCGGGCGCAGGCGGGGCTGAAGCCTATCGACTGGATCGTCGTCCGTAACCGTCTGGGCGCGCAGCAGATGCACAACAAGAAGAAGGTGGGTGCCGCGCTTGAGGAACTGGCCAAGCGGATCGGCTTTCGCGTGGCGCCCGGTTTTTCCGAGCGGGTGATATTCCGCGAGCTGTTCCCGCGCGGGCTGACGCTTTTGGACCTGCGCGAGACGGGGGTAGACCAGCTGAACCTTTCCAATATCGCAGCACGCCAAGAGGTGCGCGATCTGGTGACCGAACTCAGGCTTCCGGGGGTGCGGGCCGAGTTCTGA
- a CDS encoding malonate--CoA ligase — MANLVFDRLFAPLRGRQGAVLLLADGREVSGDALYRMIARQANALAGLGVVKGDRIAVQVAKSPEALALYGAAVALGAVFLPLNTAYTAAEVGYFLDDAQPRVFVCDGGRALGLAGVAGLHGAEVLTLDADGSGTLRDLAEGAAEAVTLAGCGAGDLAALLYTSGTTGRSKGAMLSHGNLLSNAEVLVHEWRFTQRDVLLHALPVFHTHGLFVATNVALLSGARMIWLAGFDAGQVMAHLPAATVLMGVPTFYTRLLDDAGLSRGAAAHMRLFVSGSAPLLAETHMEWEARTGHRILERYGMTETNMNTSNPYDGERRAGTVGLPLPGVELRIMADGAEVSVGEVGVIEVRGPNVFQGYWRMPEKTAEELRPDGWFITGDLGMRDGEGYVSIVGRAKDLVITGGYNVYPKEVELLLDAVPGVLESAVIGVPHRDFGEAVFAVLVAQKGVALEAGAVLAAVAGDLARFKQPKAAAVVDSLPRNTMGKVQKNILRETYRGWFG; from the coding sequence ATGGCGAACCTGGTGTTCGACCGGCTGTTCGCGCCGCTACGCGGGCGGCAGGGGGCGGTTCTGCTGTTGGCGGACGGGCGCGAGGTTTCGGGCGATGCGCTTTACCGGATGATCGCGCGGCAGGCCAATGCGCTGGCCGGTCTGGGTGTCGTCAAGGGCGACCGGATCGCGGTTCAGGTGGCCAAATCGCCCGAGGCGCTGGCGCTGTATGGCGCGGCGGTGGCTTTGGGGGCGGTGTTCCTGCCGCTGAACACGGCCTATACTGCGGCGGAAGTGGGCTATTTTCTGGACGACGCGCAGCCGCGGGTGTTCGTGTGTGACGGTGGCAGGGCGCTGGGTCTGGCCGGGGTGGCGGGCCTGCATGGTGCCGAGGTGCTGACGCTGGACGCGGACGGGTCGGGGACTTTGCGCGATCTGGCCGAGGGGGCGGCCGAGGCGGTTACTTTGGCAGGTTGCGGGGCGGGCGACCTTGCGGCGTTGCTTTACACGTCAGGCACCACGGGCCGGTCCAAGGGCGCGATGCTGAGCCATGGCAATCTTTTGTCCAACGCCGAGGTGCTGGTTCACGAGTGGCGGTTCACGCAGAGGGACGTGCTGTTGCATGCCTTGCCGGTCTTTCACACCCACGGGCTGTTCGTCGCGACCAATGTCGCGTTGCTGTCGGGGGCGCGGATGATCTGGCTGGCCGGGTTCGACGCGGGGCAGGTGATGGCGCATCTGCCTGCCGCGACGGTGCTGATGGGGGTGCCGACCTTTTACACGCGGCTGCTGGACGATGCGGGGCTGTCGCGCGGGGCGGCGGCGCATATGCGGCTGTTCGTTTCAGGTTCGGCGCCGCTTCTGGCCGAGACCCATATGGAATGGGAGGCGCGGACCGGGCATCGCATTCTGGAACGCTACGGCATGACCGAGACGAACATGAACACCTCGAACCCCTATGACGGGGAACGGCGGGCGGGGACGGTGGGCTTGCCGTTGCCGGGGGTGGAGCTGCGGATCATGGCGGATGGCGCCGAGGTATCCGTGGGCGAGGTCGGCGTGATCGAGGTGCGCGGGCCGAACGTGTTCCAAGGCTATTGGCGGATGCCGGAAAAGACCGCCGAGGAGTTGCGCCCCGATGGCTGGTTCATCACCGGCGATCTGGGGATGCGCGACGGTGAGGGGTATGTCAGCATCGTCGGGCGGGCGAAGGATCTGGTGATCACGGGGGGCTACAACGTCTATCCCAAAGAGGTGGAATTGCTGCTCGACGCGGTGCCCGGCGTGCTGGAAAGCGCGGTGATCGGGGTGCCGCATCGCGATTTCGGCGAGGCGGTGTTTGCGGTGCTGGTGGCGCAAAAGGGTGTGGCGCTGGAGGCGGGCGCGGTGCTGGCTGCGGTGGCGGGCGATCTGGCGCGGTTCAAGCAGCCCAAGGCGGCGGCGGTGGTGGACAGCCTGCCGCGCAATACCATGGGGAAGGTACAGAAGAATATACTGCGCGAGACGTATCGGGGTTGGTTCGGTTGA
- a CDS encoding AtpZ/AtpI family protein translates to MADEPDQERLDALAKRIAAAKEAAEGPRRSHQKEDYSQAQLAWRMVVELVAGLAIGFGIGYGLDTLLGTMPVFLVLFIFAGFAAGVKTMLRSAREVQERTVAAAAKREED, encoded by the coding sequence GTGGCTGACGAACCCGATCAAGAGCGTCTCGATGCGCTTGCGAAGCGGATTGCTGCGGCGAAGGAGGCGGCCGAGGGGCCGCGCCGGAGCCACCAGAAGGAGGACTATTCGCAGGCGCAACTGGCGTGGCGGATGGTCGTCGAGCTTGTGGCCGGTCTCGCGATCGGCTTCGGCATCGGATACGGGCTGGATACCCTGCTGGGGACCATGCCGGTGTTTCTGGTGCTGTTCATATTCGCAGGGTTTGCGGCGGGGGTGAAAACCATGCTGCGCTCGGCGCGAGAAGTGCAGGAACGGACGGTGGCGGCGGCCGCCAAGCGAGAGGAAGACTGA